Proteins encoded within one genomic window of Arachis ipaensis cultivar K30076 chromosome B08, Araip1.1, whole genome shotgun sequence:
- the LOC107613104 gene encoding outer envelope protein 80, chloroplastic isoform X2, with protein MGAQKSIHAGKAKIDVHVDFSHKLCASLMLPTLSLCIKHPNLFGGSEKLDVSWDKGLYDSNILVAYRRPRPKWLAQQSFVLQHSLSPEIGIHGIPINNFSRSGSGGVNLSRLSVGLDLKEPASTKWSSSTSIKFEHVRPLNDDGHSISRDHDGLPLTCSGTTHDSMVVLKQESRYTKANDRSFFHFNLQIEQGIPVLSKWLIFNRFKFVASKGIKLGPAFLLTRLTGGSIVGDMAPYQAFSIGGIGSVRGYGEGAVGSGRSCLVANSELTLPLNKMLEGAIFMDCGTDLRSGHLVPGNPAMRQGKPGSGVGVGYGLRFKSQFGHFQVDYAINAFQQRTLYFGLSNLAS; from the exons ATGGGAGCTCAGAAGAGCATCCATGCTGGCAAAG CAAAGATTGACGTTCATGTTGATTTTTCTCACAAGCTTTGCGCTTCTTTGATGCTCCCTACCCTTAG tCTCTGCATCAAGCACCCAAACTTATTTGGTGGGAGTGAGAAGCTTGATGTTTCGTGGGACAAGGGTTTATATGATTCAAATATCTTAGTTGCCTATAGAAGGCCACGACCAAAATGGCTTGCTCAACAATCTTTTGTGTTACAG CATTCTCTTTCACCTGAGATTGGTATCCATGGTATACCTATAAACAATTTCTCCCGCTCTGGAAGTGGAGGTGTAAATTTGTCTAGATTATCGGTTGGGCTGGACTTGAAGGAACCTGCAAGTACGAAATGGAGCAGTTCAACCAGTATAAAGTTTGAG CATGTCCGTCCATTGAACGATGATGGTCACTCGATAAGTAGAGATCATGATGGGTTGCCTTTGACTTGCAG TGGTACTACACATGACAGTATGGTAGTGTTAAAGCAAGAGTCTCGATATACGAAGGCAAATGATCGTAGCTTTTTCCAT TTTAATCTTCAAATAGAGCAAGGCATTCCAGTTCTTTCCAAGTGGCTAATCTTTAATCGTTTTAAATTTGTTGCTTCTAAAGGAATCAAACTTGGACCAGCATTTTTGTTAACAAG ACTTACAGGTGGTTCAATTGTTGGTGACATGGCTCCTTACCAAGCATTTTCCATTGGAGGGATTGGGAGTGTGCGAGGGTATGGTGAAGGAGCAGTAGGGTCTGGGAGATCTTGTCTGGTGGCTAATAGTGAACTAACACTCCCTTTG AACAAGATGTTAGAAGGTGCCATTTTTATGGACTGTGGAACAGACTTGCGCTCTGGTCATCTTGTACCGG GAAATCCAGCAATGAGACAGGGTAAACCAGGATCTGGTGTTGGTGTGGGATATGGACTTCGATTTAAGTCACAGTTCGGCCACTTTCAAGTCGATTATGCCATAAATGCATTTCAGCAGAGAACTCTCTATTTTGGCCTCAGCAACCTTGCTTCATGA
- the LOC107613104 gene encoding outer envelope protein 80, chloroplastic isoform X3 produces MGAQKSIHAGKAKIDVHVDFSHKLCASLMLPTLRSSDSPLSLVIGSLCIKHPNLFGGSEKLDVSWDKGLYDSNILVAYRRPRPKWLAQQSFVLQHSLSPEIGIHGIPINNFSRSGSGGVNLSRLSVGLDLKEPASTKWSSSTSIKFEHVRPLNDDGHSISRDHDGLPLTCSGTTHDSMVVLKQESRYTKANDRSFFHFNLQIEQGIPVLSKWLIFNRFKFVASKGIKLGPAFLLTRLTGGSIVGDMAPYQAFSIGGIGSVRGYGEGAVGSGRSCLVANSELTLPLCLELNPLRSSLL; encoded by the exons ATGGGAGCTCAGAAGAGCATCCATGCTGGCAAAG CAAAGATTGACGTTCATGTTGATTTTTCTCACAAGCTTTGCGCTTCTTTGATGCTCCCTACCCTTAG GAGTTCTGACAGTCCTCTTTCGTTGGTTATTGGGAG tCTCTGCATCAAGCACCCAAACTTATTTGGTGGGAGTGAGAAGCTTGATGTTTCGTGGGACAAGGGTTTATATGATTCAAATATCTTAGTTGCCTATAGAAGGCCACGACCAAAATGGCTTGCTCAACAATCTTTTGTGTTACAG CATTCTCTTTCACCTGAGATTGGTATCCATGGTATACCTATAAACAATTTCTCCCGCTCTGGAAGTGGAGGTGTAAATTTGTCTAGATTATCGGTTGGGCTGGACTTGAAGGAACCTGCAAGTACGAAATGGAGCAGTTCAACCAGTATAAAGTTTGAG CATGTCCGTCCATTGAACGATGATGGTCACTCGATAAGTAGAGATCATGATGGGTTGCCTTTGACTTGCAG TGGTACTACACATGACAGTATGGTAGTGTTAAAGCAAGAGTCTCGATATACGAAGGCAAATGATCGTAGCTTTTTCCAT TTTAATCTTCAAATAGAGCAAGGCATTCCAGTTCTTTCCAAGTGGCTAATCTTTAATCGTTTTAAATTTGTTGCTTCTAAAGGAATCAAACTTGGACCAGCATTTTTGTTAACAAG ACTTACAGGTGGTTCAATTGTTGGTGACATGGCTCCTTACCAAGCATTTTCCATTGGAGGGATTGGGAGTGTGCGAGGGTATGGTGAAGGAGCAGTAGGGTCTGGGAGATCTTGTCTGGTGGCTAATAGTGAACTAACACTCCCTTTG TGCCTAGAACTAAACCCCCTGAGGTCATCTTTACTGTAG
- the LOC107613103 gene encoding probable inactive tRNA-specific adenosine deaminase-like protein 3 isoform X2 produces the protein MMNKQFGTCEIVHIPEKEPHDLHNQPTEFVFASAIDPQNANHIVRRLNQIAPLENLRHVKRIQKKVLERGQVQLSVILCAASEGDNQLDSVPPALQELISSFQLSPFITKVCKYAATSKEEWQEQCKIWPTSYHPRTYNIDGITGFSDENSECIFKFMQSAMELATSDGVVVNAAVIVDPSAKQIISRARDQVFAWSPNKENSSIDSSCNRKSEFSSSDVISNNFATHESFQVNESNKQLKQPYTGVACLYPWQWAKQQLHSQSSYYCHPLRHAAMVAVESSAARDRYLFPSEENNGEKPLELDHENPSSTSSPAKRQKTVCTAVENDDDQLKARSQSSNQLLERPYLCTGYDIYLVWEPCTMCAMALVHQRIRRIFYAFPNRNAGALGSVHRLQGEKSLNHHYAVFRVLLPEEALHKCHTEVPQT, from the exons ATGATGAACAAGCAATTTGGCACGTGCGAGATTGTGCATATTCCAGAGAAGGAACCGCATGACCTTCATAACCAACCCACTG AGTTTGTTTTTGCTTCAGCTATTGACCCACAGAATGCAAACCACATTGTTAG GCGTCTGAATCAAATAGCACCGTTAGAAAATCTCCGGCATGTCAAACGAATTCAGAAGAAAGTACTAGAAAGAG GACAAGTACAGTTATCAGTGATCTTGTGTGCAGCATCTGAAGGTGACAATCAATTGGATAGTGTGCCGCCTGCTCTCCAGGAATTGATTAGTTCCTTTCAGTTGAGTCCTTTTATCACAAAA GTCTGCAAATATGCTGCAACATCAAAAGAAGAGTGGCAAGAGCAATGTAAAATTTGGCCAACCTCATATCATCCAAGGACTTA TAACATTGATGGTATTACTGGGTTTAGCGACGAAAACTCAGAATGCATTTTTAAGTTTATGCAATCAGCTATGGAGTTGGCAACTTCTGATGGTGTG GTAGTCAATGCTGCAGTCATAGTGGATCCTTCAGCTAAGCAAATAATTTCAAGGGCACGCGATCAGGTTTTTGCTTGGAGCCCTAACAAAGAAAACAGTAGCATCGACTCCAGTTGCAATAGAAAGTCAGAATTCTCTAGTTCTGATGTtatttccaataactttgcaacACATGAGTCATTTCAAGTTAATGAATCAAACAAGCAACTCAAACAACCATATACAGGTGTTGCATGTTTATATCCTTGGCAATGGGCTAAGCAGCAATTGCATTCACAGAGTTCATATTATTGCCACCCTTTGCGGCATGCTGCCATGGTGGCTGTAGAATCATCGGCTGCAAGGGATAGATATCTTTTCCCCAGCGAGGAAAATAATGGAGAAAAACCTTTGGAACTGGATCACGAGAATCCTTCTTCTACTAGCTCTCCCGCAAAGAGACAGAAAACTGTTTGCACTGCT gttgagaatgatgatgatcaaTTGAAAGCTCGAAGTCAGAGTTCCAATCAGCTGTTAGAACGACCTTACTTGTGCACTGGATATGACATCTATCTTGTTTGGGAACCATGCACAAT GTGTGCTATGGCCCTAGTCCATCAAAGAATCAGGAGGATATTCTATGCTTTCCCCAACCGGAACGCCGGCGCCCTGGGAAGTGTTCACAGATTACAAGGAGAGAAGAGTTTAAATCATCATTATGCTGTTTTCAGGGTTTTGTTACCTGAAGAAGCCCTCCATAAATGTCATACTGAAGTCCCTCAGACATAG
- the LOC107613104 gene encoding outer envelope protein 80, chloroplastic isoform X1, which yields MGAQKSIHAGKAKIDVHVDFSHKLCASLMLPTLRSSDSPLSLVIGSLCIKHPNLFGGSEKLDVSWDKGLYDSNILVAYRRPRPKWLAQQSFVLQHSLSPEIGIHGIPINNFSRSGSGGVNLSRLSVGLDLKEPASTKWSSSTSIKFEHVRPLNDDGHSISRDHDGLPLTCSGTTHDSMVVLKQESRYTKANDRSFFHFNLQIEQGIPVLSKWLIFNRFKFVASKGIKLGPAFLLTRLTGGSIVGDMAPYQAFSIGGIGSVRGYGEGAVGSGRSCLVANSELTLPLNKMLEGAIFMDCGTDLRSGHLVPGNPAMRQGKPGSGVGVGYGLRFKSQFGHFQVDYAINAFQQRTLYFGLSNLAS from the exons ATGGGAGCTCAGAAGAGCATCCATGCTGGCAAAG CAAAGATTGACGTTCATGTTGATTTTTCTCACAAGCTTTGCGCTTCTTTGATGCTCCCTACCCTTAG GAGTTCTGACAGTCCTCTTTCGTTGGTTATTGGGAG tCTCTGCATCAAGCACCCAAACTTATTTGGTGGGAGTGAGAAGCTTGATGTTTCGTGGGACAAGGGTTTATATGATTCAAATATCTTAGTTGCCTATAGAAGGCCACGACCAAAATGGCTTGCTCAACAATCTTTTGTGTTACAG CATTCTCTTTCACCTGAGATTGGTATCCATGGTATACCTATAAACAATTTCTCCCGCTCTGGAAGTGGAGGTGTAAATTTGTCTAGATTATCGGTTGGGCTGGACTTGAAGGAACCTGCAAGTACGAAATGGAGCAGTTCAACCAGTATAAAGTTTGAG CATGTCCGTCCATTGAACGATGATGGTCACTCGATAAGTAGAGATCATGATGGGTTGCCTTTGACTTGCAG TGGTACTACACATGACAGTATGGTAGTGTTAAAGCAAGAGTCTCGATATACGAAGGCAAATGATCGTAGCTTTTTCCAT TTTAATCTTCAAATAGAGCAAGGCATTCCAGTTCTTTCCAAGTGGCTAATCTTTAATCGTTTTAAATTTGTTGCTTCTAAAGGAATCAAACTTGGACCAGCATTTTTGTTAACAAG ACTTACAGGTGGTTCAATTGTTGGTGACATGGCTCCTTACCAAGCATTTTCCATTGGAGGGATTGGGAGTGTGCGAGGGTATGGTGAAGGAGCAGTAGGGTCTGGGAGATCTTGTCTGGTGGCTAATAGTGAACTAACACTCCCTTTG AACAAGATGTTAGAAGGTGCCATTTTTATGGACTGTGGAACAGACTTGCGCTCTGGTCATCTTGTACCGG GAAATCCAGCAATGAGACAGGGTAAACCAGGATCTGGTGTTGGTGTGGGATATGGACTTCGATTTAAGTCACAGTTCGGCCACTTTCAAGTCGATTATGCCATAAATGCATTTCAGCAGAGAACTCTCTATTTTGGCCTCAGCAACCTTGCTTCATGA
- the LOC107613103 gene encoding uncharacterized protein LOC107613103 isoform X1 translates to MMNKQFGTCEIVHIPEKEPHDLHNQPTEFVFASAIDPQNANHIVRRLNQIAPLENLRHVKRIQKKVLERGQVQLSVILCAASEGDNQLDSVPPALQELISSFQSANMLQHQKKSGKSNVKFGQPHIIQGLITLMVLLGLATKTQNAFLSLCNQLWSWQLLMVVNAAVIVDPSAKQIISRARDQVFAWSPNKENSSIDSSCNRKSEFSSSDVISNNFATHESFQVNESNKQLKQPYTGVACLYPWQWAKQQLHSQSSYYCHPLRHAAMVAVESSAARDRYLFPSEENNGEKPLELDHENPSSTSSPAKRQKTVCTAVENDDDQLKARSQSSNQLLERPYLCTGYDIYLVWEPCTMCAMALVHQRIRRIFYAFPNRNAGALGSVHRLQGEKSLNHHYAVFRVLLPEEALHKCHTEVPQT, encoded by the exons ATGATGAACAAGCAATTTGGCACGTGCGAGATTGTGCATATTCCAGAGAAGGAACCGCATGACCTTCATAACCAACCCACTG AGTTTGTTTTTGCTTCAGCTATTGACCCACAGAATGCAAACCACATTGTTAG GCGTCTGAATCAAATAGCACCGTTAGAAAATCTCCGGCATGTCAAACGAATTCAGAAGAAAGTACTAGAAAGAG GACAAGTACAGTTATCAGTGATCTTGTGTGCAGCATCTGAAGGTGACAATCAATTGGATAGTGTGCCGCCTGCTCTCCAGGAATTGATTAGTTCCTTTCA GTCTGCAAATATGCTGCAACATCAAAAGAAGAGTGGCAAGAGCAATGTAAAATTTGGCCAACCTCATATCATCCAAGGACTTA TAACATTGATGGTATTACTGGGTTTAGCGACGAAAACTCAGAATGCATTTTTAAGTTTATGCAATCAGCTATGGAGTTGGCAACTTCTGATG GTAGTCAATGCTGCAGTCATAGTGGATCCTTCAGCTAAGCAAATAATTTCAAGGGCACGCGATCAGGTTTTTGCTTGGAGCCCTAACAAAGAAAACAGTAGCATCGACTCCAGTTGCAATAGAAAGTCAGAATTCTCTAGTTCTGATGTtatttccaataactttgcaacACATGAGTCATTTCAAGTTAATGAATCAAACAAGCAACTCAAACAACCATATACAGGTGTTGCATGTTTATATCCTTGGCAATGGGCTAAGCAGCAATTGCATTCACAGAGTTCATATTATTGCCACCCTTTGCGGCATGCTGCCATGGTGGCTGTAGAATCATCGGCTGCAAGGGATAGATATCTTTTCCCCAGCGAGGAAAATAATGGAGAAAAACCTTTGGAACTGGATCACGAGAATCCTTCTTCTACTAGCTCTCCCGCAAAGAGACAGAAAACTGTTTGCACTGCT gttgagaatgatgatgatcaaTTGAAAGCTCGAAGTCAGAGTTCCAATCAGCTGTTAGAACGACCTTACTTGTGCACTGGATATGACATCTATCTTGTTTGGGAACCATGCACAAT GTGTGCTATGGCCCTAGTCCATCAAAGAATCAGGAGGATATTCTATGCTTTCCCCAACCGGAACGCCGGCGCCCTGGGAAGTGTTCACAGATTACAAGGAGAGAAGAGTTTAAATCATCATTATGCTGTTTTCAGGGTTTTGTTACCTGAAGAAGCCCTCCATAAATGTCATACTGAAGTCCCTCAGACATAG